One window of the Fusobacterium animalis 7_1 genome contains the following:
- a CDS encoding GyrI-like domain-containing protein yields the protein MKYEWRKEEKKFYDAKEKVEILEIPKQQFIMIDGIGNPNEKDFSNKVSALYSLAYSIKMLYKNMMKEEKDTEIKDFTVYPLEGVWKKLEEEKLDKNKLKYTIMIKQPDFITQKNFSDALEVVKKKKPSILYDEIYFNSIEEGKSIQVLHIGSYDDEPISFGKMEELTNKLNLVRASDYHREVYLNNKNRTSTDKLKTILRYSVK from the coding sequence ATGAAATATGAATGGAGAAAAGAAGAAAAGAAATTTTATGATGCAAAAGAAAAAGTAGAAATCCTAGAAATCCCAAAACAGCAATTTATTATGATAGATGGGATTGGCAATCCAAATGAAAAAGATTTTTCTAATAAAGTATCAGCATTATATTCACTTGCATACTCAATAAAAATGCTATATAAAAATATGATGAAAGAAGAAAAAGATACTGAAATAAAAGATTTTACAGTGTATCCATTAGAAGGTGTTTGGAAAAAGTTAGAAGAAGAAAAGTTAGATAAGAATAAGTTAAAATATACAATAATGATTAAACAACCAGATTTTATTACCCAAAAGAATTTTAGTGATGCACTGGAAGTTGTAAAAAAGAAGAAACCAAGTATTCTATATGATGAAATATATTTTAATAGCATAGAAGAAGGTAAATCAATCCAAGTTTTACATATAGGAAGTTATGATGATGAACCAATATCGTTTGGGAAAATGGAAGAGTTAACGAATAAATTAAATTTAGTTAGGGCTAGTGATTATCATAGAGAAGTATATCTAAATAACAAAAACAGAACTTCAACAGATAAACTAAAAACAATTTTAAGATATTCTGTGAAATAA
- a CDS encoding helix-turn-helix transcriptional regulator, whose translation MKDNRLFRILYYILEKEKVTANELADKFEVSVRTIYRDIDSISSVGVPIFTTQGKGGGIKIDNEFILNKSLFDTNEKEQIIAALQGLEKTNEAYKSELITKLSALFKIKNSNWIEIDFTSWGSNNTYQDLFNALKTVIINKNIIFFLYNSSKGEKINRKVKPIRLLFKEQDWYLYAFCLLRNNFRYFKLSRIKDLEVLAINYEDNFENVVLKKELKYENIVNIKLKFDKSVAFRVYDEFNEAIEEDEKANLYVEIKIPNNYKLYNYIFSFGSNVEILEPKEIRNQFKNMINEIAKKYI comes from the coding sequence ATGAAAGATAATAGATTATTCAGAATACTATATTATATTTTAGAAAAAGAAAAAGTTACAGCAAATGAGCTTGCAGATAAGTTTGAAGTATCAGTTAGGACAATATATAGAGATATTGATTCTATTAGTAGTGTAGGAGTTCCAATTTTTACTACCCAAGGAAAAGGTGGAGGCATAAAAATTGATAATGAATTTATCTTAAATAAGTCTTTATTTGATACAAATGAAAAAGAACAAATAATTGCTGCACTTCAAGGCTTAGAAAAGACAAATGAAGCATATAAAAGTGAACTTATAACAAAATTGTCTGCTTTATTTAAAATAAAAAATTCTAATTGGATAGAAATTGATTTTACAAGTTGGGGAAGCAATAACACATATCAAGATTTGTTCAATGCTTTAAAAACTGTAATTATAAATAAAAATATAATTTTCTTTTTATATAATAGTAGTAAAGGTGAGAAAATAAATCGTAAAGTAAAACCAATTAGACTTTTATTTAAAGAGCAAGATTGGTATTTATATGCCTTTTGTTTACTGAGAAATAATTTTAGATATTTTAAACTTTCTAGAATAAAAGATTTAGAAGTTTTAGCAATAAACTATGAAGATAATTTTGAAAATGTAGTCCTAAAAAAAGAGCTTAAATATGAAAATATAGTTAATATAAAACTAAAATTTGATAAAAGTGTTGCATTTAGAGTTTATGATGAGTTTAATGAAGCTATTGAAGAAGATGAGAAGGCGAATTTATATGTGGAAATAAAAATTCCAAATAACTATAAACTATATAATTATATATTTTCTTTTGGGAGTAATGTTGAAATATTAGAGCCTAAAGAAATTAGAAATCAATTTAAAAATATGATAAATGAGATAGCTAAAAAATATATATAA
- a CDS encoding flavin reductase family protein — protein sequence MRKIFSKKAVLLPLPVYIIGTYDENGKANAMNLAWGVQCGYHEVSLSIAREHKTMKNILLKKAFTISLATKATKDIADYFGIVSGNKVDKIEKSGVHIVKSENIDAPIIEEFPLTLECKVIDIQEELGDYRVVAEIINTLADERVLNEKGEIDVDKLELITFDSLTNSYRILGEKVGQAFKDGTKINER from the coding sequence ATGAGAAAAATTTTTAGTAAAAAGGCAGTATTACTACCTCTACCAGTATATATTATAGGAACTTATGATGAAAATGGAAAAGCTAATGCTATGAATTTAGCTTGGGGAGTACAATGTGGTTATCATGAGGTTTCGTTGAGCATAGCAAGAGAACATAAGACAATGAAAAATATTTTATTAAAGAAAGCATTTACAATAAGTTTAGCAACTAAAGCTACAAAAGATATTGCAGATTATTTTGGAATAGTGTCAGGAAACAAAGTTGATAAAATAGAAAAATCAGGAGTACATATAGTAAAAAGTGAAAATATTGATGCACCAATTATAGAAGAATTTCCATTGACACTTGAATGTAAAGTTATAGATATTCAAGAAGAATTAGGAGATTATAGAGTAGTTGCAGAAATAATAAATACATTAGCAGATGAAAGAGTTCTAAACGAAAAAGGTGAAATAGATGTAGATAAATTAGAGCTTATAACTTTTGATTCACTAACAAATTCATATCGTATACTTGGTGAAAAAGTTGGACAAGCATTTAAAGATGGAACTAAAATAAATGAAAGATAA
- a CDS encoding thioredoxin family protein, whose product MEKIKTYGDLLEKIKNEEKFLLYIKSEGCSVCEADFPKVKEITDKNNYTSYYIQTDEMAEAVGQLNLYTAPVVILFYNGKEIHRQARIIDFSELDYRIKQTL is encoded by the coding sequence ATGGAAAAGATTAAAACTTATGGTGATTTATTAGAGAAAATAAAAAATGAAGAAAAATTTTTATTATATATAAAAAGTGAAGGTTGTTCAGTTTGTGAGGCAGATTTTCCAAAAGTTAAAGAAATAACAGATAAAAATAACTATACTTCTTACTATATCCAAACTGATGAAATGGCTGAGGCAGTAGGGCAATTAAATTTATATACAGCACCAGTTGTTATATTATTTTACAATGGAAAAGAAATTCATAGACAAGCTAGAATTATTGATTTTTCAGAATTAGATTACAGAATAAAACAAACTTTATAG
- a CDS encoding ribonucleotide-diphosphate reductase subunit beta, with the protein MDRKKLFNPEGDDTLNARKIIKGNSTNLFNLNNVRYQWANQLYRTMMANFWIPEKVDLTQDKNDYENLTVPEREAYDGILSFLIFLDSIQTNNIPNISDHVTAPEVNLLLAIQTFQEAIHSQSYQYIIESILPKQSRDLIYDKWRDDKVLFERNSFIAKIYQDFIDEQSDENFAKVIIANYLLESLYFYNGFNFFYLLASRNKMVGTSDIIRLINRDELSHVVLFRSMVKEIKNDFPNFFSAETIYSMFKTAVEQEITWTEHIIGNRVLGITSQTTEAYTKWLANERLKSLGLEPLFSGFNKNPYKHLERFADTEGEGNVKSNFFEGTVTSYNMSSSIDGWEDF; encoded by the coding sequence GTGGATAGAAAGAAATTATTTAATCCAGAAGGTGATGATACATTAAATGCAAGAAAAATAATAAAAGGGAATTCAACTAACCTTTTTAACTTGAATAATGTTAGATACCAATGGGCTAATCAACTATATAGAACTATGATGGCGAATTTCTGGATACCAGAAAAAGTTGATTTAACACAGGACAAAAATGACTATGAAAATCTAACTGTACCTGAAAGAGAAGCCTATGATGGTATATTATCATTTTTAATTTTCTTGGATAGTATACAAACTAATAATATACCTAATATTTCAGACCATGTAACAGCACCAGAAGTAAATTTGTTACTGGCTATACAAACTTTCCAAGAAGCTATACACTCTCAATCTTATCAATATATAATAGAGTCTATACTTCCAAAGCAAAGTAGAGATTTAATCTATGATAAATGGAGAGATGATAAGGTATTATTTGAAAGAAATAGTTTTATTGCTAAGATATATCAAGATTTCATAGATGAACAATCAGATGAAAATTTTGCTAAGGTTATAATAGCAAACTACTTATTAGAATCATTGTATTTCTATAATGGTTTTAACTTCTTCTATTTGCTTGCAAGTAGAAATAAGATGGTAGGAACTTCTGATATTATTAGACTTATCAATAGAGATGAGTTATCACATGTTGTACTTTTTAGAAGTATGGTCAAAGAAATAAAAAATGATTTCCCTAATTTCTTCTCAGCTGAAACAATATATTCTATGTTTAAAACAGCTGTTGAACAAGAAATTACATGGACAGAACATATAATTGGAAACAGAGTATTGGGAATAACTTCTCAAACAACAGAAGCCTATACAAAATGGCTTGCAAATGAAAGATTAAAATCATTAGGTTTAGAACCTTTATTCTCTGGTTTCAATAAAAATCCATATAAACACTTAGAAAGATTTGCTGATACTGAAGGAGAAGGTAATGTTAAATCTAACTTCTTTGAAGGAACAGTTACTAGCTACAATATGAGTTCTTCTATTGATGGTTGGGAAGATTTTTAA
- a CDS encoding ribonucleoside-diphosphate reductase subunit alpha, which produces MAMERRKVINRDNIVEDLNIEKIREKLLRACDGLEVNMVELESNIDSIYEENITTQKIQASLINTAVSMTTFEESDWSYVAGRLLMMEAEREVYHSRGFSYGDFSKTIRKMTELGLYDERLLSYTEEELHQITQLIDINRDMVYDYAGAHMFVNRYLIKYDGKTYELPQETFMAISMMLALNEKEGETRVEIVKEFYNALSLRKLSLATPILANLRIPHGNLSSCFITEMDDNIESIFYNIDSIAKISKNGGGVGVNVSRIRAKGSMVNGYYNASGGVVPWIRIINDTAVAVNQQGRRAGAVTVALDTWHLDIETFLELQTENGDQRGKAYDIYPQVVCSNLFMKRVKNNESWTLLDPYEIRKKYGVELCELYGYEFENLYEKIENDPNIKLKKVLSAKELFKSIMKTQLETGMPYIFFKDRANEVNHNSHMGMIGNGNLCMESFSNFKPTINFVEEEDGNTSIRKSEMGEIHTCNLISINLAELTSEELEKYVALAVRALDNTIDLTVTPLKESNKHNLLYRTIGVGAMGLADYLAREYMIYEESINEIDELFERIALYSIKASALLAKDRGAYKAFKGSKWDQGIFYGKKREWYDTNSKFKDEWNEAFYLVETNGLRNGELTAIAPNTSTSLLMGSTASVTPTFSRFFIEKNQRGAIPRTVKHLKDRAWFYPEFKNVNPISYVKIMAKIGSWVTQGVSMEMVFDLNKDIKAKDIYDTLMTAWEEGCKSIYYIRTIQKNTNNISDKEECESCSG; this is translated from the coding sequence ATGGCAATGGAGAGAAGAAAGGTTATCAATAGAGATAACATAGTTGAAGACTTAAATATTGAAAAGATAAGAGAGAAACTTTTAAGAGCTTGTGATGGCTTAGAAGTAAATATGGTTGAGCTTGAAAGTAATATAGACTCAATCTATGAAGAAAATATCACAACTCAAAAAATACAAGCATCTTTAATAAATACAGCAGTTTCTATGACTACATTTGAAGAAAGTGATTGGTCTTATGTTGCAGGAAGATTACTTATGATGGAAGCTGAAAGAGAAGTTTATCATTCAAGAGGATTTTCTTATGGAGATTTTTCTAAAACAATTAGAAAAATGACAGAACTTGGACTTTATGATGAAAGATTACTTTCATATACAGAAGAAGAATTGCATCAAATTACACAGTTAATTGATATAAATAGAGATATGGTTTATGATTATGCTGGTGCACATATGTTTGTTAATAGATATTTAATCAAATATGATGGAAAAACTTATGAATTACCTCAAGAAACATTTATGGCTATATCTATGATGTTAGCATTAAATGAAAAAGAGGGAGAAACAAGAGTAGAGATTGTAAAGGAATTCTATAATGCACTATCTCTTAGGAAACTATCACTAGCAACGCCAATACTTGCTAATTTAAGAATACCTCATGGAAACTTATCATCTTGCTTTATAACTGAAATGGATGACAATATAGAATCTATTTTCTATAATATTGATTCAATAGCAAAAATTAGTAAAAATGGTGGTGGAGTAGGAGTAAATGTTTCAAGAATAAGAGCAAAAGGATCTATGGTAAATGGTTACTATAATGCAAGTGGTGGAGTTGTACCTTGGATAAGAATAATAAATGACACAGCAGTTGCAGTAAATCAACAAGGTAGAAGAGCAGGAGCAGTAACAGTTGCACTTGATACTTGGCATTTGGATATAGAAACTTTTTTAGAGCTTCAAACAGAAAATGGAGACCAAAGAGGAAAGGCTTATGATATCTATCCACAAGTTGTATGTTCAAACTTATTTATGAAAAGAGTAAAAAATAATGAGTCTTGGACTTTACTTGATCCATATGAAATAAGAAAAAAATATGGAGTTGAACTTTGTGAGCTTTATGGCTATGAATTTGAAAATTTATATGAAAAGATAGAGAATGACCCTAATATAAAGTTAAAAAAGGTTTTAAGTGCCAAAGAGCTATTTAAAAGCATAATGAAAACTCAATTAGAAACAGGTATGCCATATATCTTCTTTAAAGATAGAGCAAATGAAGTAAATCATAATTCTCATATGGGAATGATAGGAAATGGAAATCTATGTATGGAAAGTTTCTCAAACTTCAAGCCAACTATAAATTTTGTTGAAGAAGAAGATGGAAATACATCTATAAGAAAAAGTGAAATGGGAGAAATTCACACTTGTAATTTAATTTCTATAAACTTGGCAGAGCTTACTTCTGAGGAATTAGAAAAATATGTTGCCTTAGCTGTAAGAGCTTTGGATAATACAATAGATTTAACAGTAACACCACTAAAAGAATCAAATAAACATAATTTACTATATAGAACAATAGGTGTAGGAGCTATGGGACTTGCTGATTATTTAGCAAGAGAATATATGATCTATGAAGAGTCTATCAATGAAATTGATGAGTTATTTGAAAGAATAGCACTTTATTCAATAAAGGCTTCTGCATTATTGGCAAAAGATAGAGGAGCATATAAGGCTTTTAAAGGTTCTAAATGGGATCAAGGAATATTCTATGGTAAGAAAAGAGAATGGTATGATACTAACTCTAAGTTTAAAGATGAATGGAATGAAGCCTTTTATTTAGTTGAAACTAATGGATTAAGAAATGGAGAGCTAACAGCAATAGCACCTAATACATCAACATCATTACTAATGGGGTCAACTGCATCTGTAACTCCAACATTTTCAAGATTTTTTATTGAAAAAAATCAAAGAGGTGCGATACCTAGAACAGTTAAACATTTAAAAGATAGAGCTTGGTTCTATCCTGAATTTAAAAATGTAAATCCTATTAGCTATGTAAAAATAATGGCAAAAATAGGTTCTTGGGTAACACAAGGTGTGTCTATGGAAATGGTGTTTGACTTAAATAAAGATATTAAAGCTAAAGATATATATGACACTTTAATGACTGCTTGGGAAGAAGGATGTAAGAGTATTTACTACATAAGAACAATACAGAAGAATACAAATAATATCTCAGATAAAGAGGAGTGTGAAAGTTGTAGTGGATAG
- a CDS encoding glutaredoxin domain-containing protein, translating to MIKVYGKENCSKCLSLKNILTDRNIEFEYIEDMKSLMIVASKARIMSAPVIEYNDNVYTMEAFLKVI from the coding sequence ATGATAAAGGTTTATGGAAAAGAAAATTGTAGTAAATGTCTATCTTTAAAAAATATATTAACTGATAGAAATATTGAATTTGAATATATTGAAGATATGAAATCACTTATGATAGTGGCAAGCAAAGCAAGAATAATGAGTGCACCAGTGATAGAATACAACGATAATGTATATACTATGGAAGCATTTTTAAAGGTGATTTAA
- a CDS encoding FAD-dependent oxidoreductase: protein MKKIYDLSLIERNNVAENTVELIFTKPDDYFFKIGQYTFLNVGDNPDDKTFSRALSIASHLDENILRFVMRISDSEFKKRCLEMKNGDNATITQATGNFGFKFSDKEIVFLISGIGIAPIIPMLMELEKINYQGKVSLFYSNRTLAKTTYHERLQNFNIKNYNYNPVFTGIQPRINIDLLKEKLDDIYNSNYYIIGTSDFIKTMKTLLEENHIDKKNYLVDNFG from the coding sequence ATGAAAAAGATATATGATTTAAGTTTGATTGAAAGAAATAATGTAGCAGAAAATACAGTTGAACTGATTTTTACAAAACCTGATGATTATTTTTTTAAAATAGGACAATATACATTTTTAAATGTTGGGGATAATCCAGATGATAAAACATTTTCAAGGGCTTTATCTATTGCTTCTCATCTAGATGAAAATATTTTAAGATTTGTTATGAGAATAAGTGATAGTGAGTTTAAAAAAAGATGTTTAGAAATGAAGAATGGTGATAATGCAACTATTACTCAGGCAACTGGAAATTTTGGTTTCAAATTCTCTGATAAGGAGATTGTATTTCTAATTTCAGGTATAGGTATTGCCCCAATTATTCCAATGCTTATGGAACTTGAAAAAATAAATTATCAAGGTAAAGTTAGCTTATTCTACTCTAATAGAACTTTGGCTAAAACCACTTACCATGAAAGATTACAAAATTTTAATATTAAAAATTATAATTATAATCCTGTGTTTACTGGTATACAACCTAGAATAAACATAGATTTATTAAAAGAAAAATTAGATGATATTTATAACTCAAATTATTATATTATAGGGACAAGTGATTTTATTAAGACTATGAAAACACTTTTAGAAGAAAATCATATTGATAAAAAAAATTATTTAGTTGATAATTTCGGATAA
- a CDS encoding inorganic diphosphatase, which produces MLKDIEKYRFYLNKEVLVKVDRKLGEKHPNFDFIYPVNYGYIPNTLSKDSEEIDAYILGVFSPVDEFKGVCKAIVCRYDDNENKLIVVPKDKNYSIEQMEALLEFQERFFKHKIITE; this is translated from the coding sequence ATGTTAAAAGATATAGAAAAATACAGATTTTACCTTAATAAAGAAGTTTTAGTGAAAGTTGATAGAAAGTTAGGAGAGAAACATCCAAACTTTGATTTTATATATCCAGTTAATTACGGTTATATTCCTAATACTTTAAGTAAAGATAGTGAAGAAATAGATGCCTATATTTTAGGAGTTTTTTCTCCTGTTGACGAGTTTAAAGGAGTTTGTAAAGCTATTGTTTGTAGGTATGATGACAATGAAAATAAATTAATTGTAGTTCCTAAGGATAAAAACTATTCAATAGAGCAAATGGAAGCTTTATTGGAATTTCAAGAAAGATTTTTTAAACATAAGATAATTACAGAATAG
- a CDS encoding acyltransferase family protein, whose protein sequence is MNELKKRSIGIDIIKAISLISVIIYHLYEYKGTYIGVVLFFVISGYLITEVLYERDDSYFKFIKRRYTKIFPPLIAVLTLSCLAFYYFYGFLSVKLIFNSLSSLFGLSNIYQIYSGMSYFERSGDLFPLLHTWSLSIEIQFYIIFPFLIYLFKRLKLNIKFIAAIIIILSLISGGIMFYKEYMNYDISAIYYGTDTRIFSILIGSAFYFIFKDKKLNSKKANILSYIFLGIIIFITLSVNYSSKSNYYGFLYLISILGGFITVTSLKTGFLDFDGPMAKPLSKLGEHSYVYYLWQYPIMTYSLEYFKWSDIDYNYTVVLQIIILIVLSEISYKFLIESKQGSIILRRIFLVIYVAILIFLPISTETNSEEVQNRANEIDNNLVTSDFNNVTHNNTKEGYDPLKSDNVDYIADRLLEKITLFKEQQNKKIEKKVDEVVEKEEDKIDNSIEGKDYTFIGDSVMKMGEPYIKKIFKDANVDAKVSRQFTDLPKVLESLKSSKKLKNIVVIHLGTNGVINKESFESSMKLLEGKTVYLMNTVVPKPWEKSVNKDLEEWSADYNNITIIDWHKYAKGEKQLFYKDATHPKPEGAKKYAEFILKSIKDKK, encoded by the coding sequence ATGAATGAGTTAAAAAAAAGGAGTATTGGAATAGATATAATTAAAGCTATTTCTCTAATTTCAGTTATAATTTATCACCTCTATGAATATAAAGGAACTTACATAGGAGTAGTTCTATTTTTTGTGATAAGTGGATATTTGATAACTGAAGTTTTATATGAAAGAGATGATAGTTATTTTAAATTTATAAAAAGAAGATATACTAAAATTTTTCCACCTCTGATAGCTGTTTTAACCTTATCTTGTTTAGCTTTTTATTATTTTTATGGTTTTTTAAGTGTAAAATTAATTTTTAACTCCTTATCAAGCCTATTTGGATTAAGTAATATTTATCAAATTTATAGTGGGATGTCCTATTTTGAAAGAAGTGGAGATTTATTTCCACTCTTACATACTTGGAGCTTATCAATAGAGATACAATTCTATATTATATTTCCATTTTTAATATATCTGTTTAAAAGATTAAAATTAAATATAAAATTTATAGCAGCAATAATTATCATACTTTCTCTAATATCGGGAGGTATAATGTTCTATAAGGAATATATGAATTATGATATAAGTGCTATATACTATGGAACAGATACTAGAATTTTTTCAATTTTAATAGGTTCAGCTTTTTATTTTATATTTAAAGATAAAAAATTGAATTCCAAGAAGGCAAATATTTTATCCTATATATTTTTAGGAATTATAATTTTTATAACTTTATCAGTAAATTATTCATCAAAATCTAATTATTATGGGTTTCTATATTTAATAAGTATTTTAGGTGGATTTATAACAGTTACAAGTTTAAAAACAGGCTTTTTGGATTTTGATGGTCCAATGGCAAAACCATTATCCAAATTGGGTGAACATAGTTATGTCTATTATTTATGGCAGTATCCAATTATGACATATTCTTTGGAATATTTTAAATGGTCAGATATAGATTATAATTATACAGTCGTTTTGCAAATAATAATTTTAATAGTTTTATCAGAAATTTCATATAAATTTTTAATAGAATCAAAACAGGGGTCGATAATTTTGAGAAGAATATTTTTAGTTATATATGTAGCAATTTTAATTTTTTTACCTATTAGCACAGAAACAAATTCAGAGGAAGTTCAAAACAGAGCAAATGAGATTGATAATAACTTGGTTACAAGTGATTTTAATAATGTTACTCACAATAATACAAAAGAAGGGTATGATCCTTTAAAAAGTGATAATGTTGATTATATTGCAGATAGATTATTAGAAAAAATAACTCTTTTTAAAGAACAACAAAATAAAAAGATAGAAAAAAAAGTAGATGAGGTAGTAGAAAAAGAAGAAGATAAAATAGATAATTCAATAGAAGGAAAAGATTATACCTTTATAGGAGACTCTGTTATGAAAATGGGAGAGCCTTATATTAAGAAAATTTTTAAGGATGCTAATGTTGATGCTAAGGTATCAAGACAATTTACAGATTTACCAAAAGTTTTAGAATCTTTAAAGAGTAGTAAAAAATTAAAAAATATTGTGGTTATACATTTAGGGACTAATGGAGTGATAAATAAAGAGTCTTTTGAAAGTTCAATGAAACTTTTAGAAGGAAAAACTGTGTATCTAATGAATACAGTTGTACCAAAACCTTGGGAAAAATCAGTAAATAAAGATTTAGAAGAATGGTCAGCTGATTATAATAATATAACTATAATAGACTGGCATAAATATGCAAAGGGAGAAAAGCAATTATTTTATAAAGATGCAACTCATCCTAAACCAGAGGGAGCAAAAAAATATGCTGAATTTATTTTAAAGAGTATAAAGGATAAAAAATAG